ATAGAGCGCCTGAGGCAGTTATAATAAGTAAAAAGAAAGGAAAAATACATGGAAGTAAATTCGAAACAAATAGAAGACATGAGAGTAAATTAAAGACAAATAGAAGACATAAGAGTAAATTAAAGACAAATAGAAGACATAAGAGTAAATTAAAAACAAATAGAAAACATGAAAGTAAATTAGAAACAAAGAAAATATGTGAAAGTAAAGTAAAAACGAAGAATAGAAGAAAATAGGGTAAGGAAAAAGAGAAGATATCTAAGGAACCCTGGCTTCTCAACTTATCCGCTATAAGGGGTTTCAAGGATCTCCCTGATTTTAGCTGCTCTCTTTGGCCCTATTAATTTTACTTTCTTGAGTTCTTCGGCATCAGCCTTCATAATAGCCTCTACCGACCCAAAATGTAAAAGAAGGTTTCTTGCGGCTTTCGGTCCTATGTCTGCTATCGCGGAGACAAGATACTCCTGCTGCTCAGTAAGGGTACGGGTTGACTTTTTCCCGTGGGGGTTTATTTCACGCTTATTATCCATCTGCTCACGCTTTGCAAGCATTTTTAATATTGCAGCACTCTCTTCTTCATCTCTTGAATATAACAGTGAAACTCCAAAATCAATGGCAATAGATATCAAGGAACCGTAAATGGCATTTGGATTGATTTGTCGTGAAGTGAAAAGTTCCGTTCCTTCAATAATAAGAACGGGTTTTTGATATTCTCTTGCAAGATCCGCTAACTGCGCAAAGAGATTACGCTTTCCAGCAATAAGAGAATTTACAAAGTCATCCGTGCGCTTTCTTTCCACTGCAAGTCGATCGCTTACAACGTAATCCCCAATTTCAAGTGCTGCAAAACTGACTTCTACTCCAAGCCTGTCAAGAACATTTGCAACCCCGCTTTTTGCTTCCCTGTAATCTACCACTATTTTAAGAGTTTCGGGTTTGGTCTCTATCCCGGGCAATTCTACGGCTGGTTCAGGTTCGTATTCCTCTTCAGGTTCTTTTGAAGCTTCAGATCCAGATTCAGATTCAGGTTCAGATTCAGATTCAGGTTCAGATTCAGATTCAGGTTCAGATTCAGGTTCAGATTCAGGTTCAGATTCGACTTTAATTTCAGATTTCTTTCCAAAAATAGTTTCGAAATCTACAAGGGTTTTTTGCTTTTCTTTTATGATTTCCTCTCTAGTTTTCTCCCCATCCTTTTGTTTTTTCCCTTTTTCGCTTTCTTCCCCTATCCTGTTTTCTTTCTCTTCTCTGTTCCCCGCTTCGAAGCTATTTTCTTTTATTTCTTCATTCTCCCTGCCGCAATCTGAGCCTTCATTCGTATTCCTATTACCTAAAGTTATATCTATAGTTAGATCGTTGCTGTCTGTAATTTTATCCTTACAGTTTACAGCTAAATCGCTTGTCTCCCGCTCTAGACTGAGATTCTTCTGCACTAAATCTCCGGTTTCCTGTTTTAAATGTATAATCTCCGGTTCTTTGGGTTTATTATGTATGATTACAGTTTCATCAGTTTTATTATTTGAAATTAGAGCTCCGGATTCAAAATCAGAAATTTTAGAGCTCTGTTTTGTTTCATTAGGAACCAGCAGGGCTTCAAGCCCCTGTATGCTATTAAGCATCCTTTTTTCCTTGTTCTTGCTGCTCCAGTAATAAGCTTCATCACGTGTACCTTTTGTCACAAGTACAATCACTCTGCCTTTATGCTGTCTCCCTGTCCTGCCTTTGCGCTGGATGCTCCGGATTTCCGAAGGAATGGGTTCGTAAAAGAGTACCAGGTCTGTAGAAGGAATATCAAGTCCCTCTTCGGCAACTGAGGTAGCCACAAGTACATTATATTCTCCTGCCCTGAACTTATTGAGGATCTCTACCTGCTGCTTTTGCGTAAGCCCTTTATCCTTGCGGCGCGATGCCTGTCCCACAAAGCGGGTAGGTACAACTCCCGGAACTTTGGACAGGGCATTTGTCACTAACTCTGCTGTGTCCCTGTAATTTGTAAAAACAATTACTCTGGACTCAGGGCTTTCTTTCAGTTGCTCGGATACGATCTTTCGCGCAAGCTCGAGTTTAGGATGTTCAATCTCGCACTCCTTTAACCTGTGAAGGGTTTTTCTCATAAAGAGATCATCCATTAATCTTCTTGCAGCTTTGCTTGCACTATTTGAAGAGGCATCTGCGTCCAGTTTCTCTAAATACTTCCTGAGGGTCTCAAGCCCCTGAGTCTCAACCATCTCCACAGCATGATTTACCTTTACCATTTCAGCAAGCACTGATAGGGCAGTAAAAACTGCAGGATCGCCCCCCATTCGGATTTCACCCTGAAGTTTCTTCTGGAGAAGCAGGAGGTCTTTTTTGGAGACATATTTCCCACTGCCTGCCGAAAAACCCAGGCCTCTTA
The Methanosarcina thermophila TM-1 genome window above contains:
- a CDS encoding DEAD/DEAH box helicase — its product is MNESFFSEKPAFIKHPLIKPDTVEQRLYQLNLAGKALEKSSLIVLPTGLGKTIIALFVIASRLQRYGGKALILSPTKPLVEQHAAFFKKVMALPEEEILAFTGSIPPAKREELWAQGKLIVSTPQVIENDLLTKRISLEDVSHITFDEAHRAVGNYAYTFIAEKYFESAKNPHVLGITASPGSSDEKISEVCQALHVENVSVKTEKDRDVRPYVQEKEIEWIQVQLPSEMVEIRDYLEKIFNDRLGIIRGLGFSAGSGKYVSKKDLLLLQKKLQGEIRMGGDPAVFTALSVLAEMVKVNHAVEMVETQGLETLRKYLEKLDADASSNSASKAARRLMDDLFMRKTLHRLKECEIEHPKLELARKIVSEQLKESPESRVIVFTNYRDTAELVTNALSKVPGVVPTRFVGQASRRKDKGLTQKQQVEILNKFRAGEYNVLVATSVAEEGLDIPSTDLVLFYEPIPSEIRSIQRKGRTGRQHKGRVIVLVTKGTRDEAYYWSSKNKEKRMLNSIQGLEALLVPNETKQSSKISDFESGALISNNKTDETVIIHNKPKEPEIIHLKQETGDLVQKNLSLERETSDLAVNCKDKITDSNDLTIDITLGNRNTNEGSDCGRENEEIKENSFEAGNREEKENRIGEESEKGKKQKDGEKTREEIIKEKQKTLVDFETIFGKKSEIKVESEPESEPESEPESESEPESESEPESESGSEASKEPEEEYEPEPAVELPGIETKPETLKIVVDYREAKSGVANVLDRLGVEVSFAALEIGDYVVSDRLAVERKRTDDFVNSLIAGKRNLFAQLADLAREYQKPVLIIEGTELFTSRQINPNAIYGSLISIAIDFGVSLLYSRDEEESAAILKMLAKREQMDNKREINPHGKKSTRTLTEQQEYLVSAIADIGPKAARNLLLHFGSVEAIMKADAEELKKVKLIGPKRAAKIREILETPYSG